A part of Streptomyces sp. NBC_01497 genomic DNA contains:
- a CDS encoding LysR family transcriptional regulator: MDLALLRTFVAVHRAGSFTRAAALLGLSQPAVTSQIRTLERQLGRPLFLRQARGVTPTTVGDELAHRAAPHLDALIEITETDLGDDSGVRTLHLAGPPEFVSLRVLPALVPLTSQGLALRTSFFGNAGETLDSLAAGHHDLAVATARPRGELFSAVPLCDEEHVLVAGPRWAARLGPAVLREGHLVLSQLPVIEVHESLPFVSRYWTAVFDSPPAKAGSVIVPDLRAVLECAVAGAGLAVLPRYLCQGALDRGEVVALLDPPVPSLRTYFLVARAGTLTLPPIARAHEWLLRAAGDW; encoded by the coding sequence ATGGACCTCGCGCTGTTGCGCACCTTCGTCGCCGTGCACCGCGCGGGTTCCTTCACCCGCGCCGCCGCCCTCCTCGGGCTGTCCCAGCCGGCCGTCACCAGCCAGATAAGGACGCTGGAACGCCAGCTCGGCAGGCCGCTGTTCCTGCGTCAGGCGCGTGGTGTCACGCCCACGACGGTCGGGGACGAACTCGCCCACCGGGCGGCACCCCACCTCGACGCGCTCATCGAGATCACCGAGACGGATCTCGGCGACGACTCCGGCGTCCGGACGCTGCACCTCGCGGGACCTCCGGAATTCGTCTCGCTGCGGGTACTGCCCGCGCTCGTCCCGCTCACCTCCCAGGGCCTCGCGCTGCGCACGTCCTTCTTCGGGAACGCCGGAGAGACCCTCGATTCGCTCGCCGCGGGCCACCACGACCTGGCAGTCGCCACGGCCCGGCCACGGGGTGAACTCTTCAGCGCCGTCCCCCTCTGCGACGAGGAACACGTCCTGGTCGCCGGACCCCGCTGGGCCGCACGGCTCGGCCCGGCCGTCCTGCGGGAGGGCCACCTCGTGCTCTCCCAACTGCCGGTCATCGAGGTGCACGAGTCCCTGCCGTTCGTGTCCCGCTACTGGACTGCCGTCTTCGACTCCCCACCCGCGAAGGCGGGCTCCGTGATCGTTCCCGATCTGCGCGCCGTGCTCGAGTGCGCCGTCGCGGGCGCGGGACTCGCGGTACTGCCCCGCTACCTCTGCCAGGGGGCGCTCGACCGCGGGGAGGTCGTGGCGCTGCTCGACCCGCCCGTACCCTCCCTGCGCACGTACTTCCTCGTCGCACGCGCCGGCACGCTGACGCTGCCGCCGATCGCGCGGGCGCACGAGTGGCTGCTGCGTGCTGCCGGGGACTGGTGA
- a CDS encoding cystathionine gamma-lyase has protein sequence MPASGHEGGLQGTATGRETGEGTRAVRAGLPEPLKYEPTLPGPVFAAHYHLPGEPTGPYTYGRDENPTWTHLERAISELEAPGRPVESVVFASGMAAISAVALSQLRAGDVAVFPDDGYQALPLLHDQLRAYGVEVRTAPTGGNAQRKLLSGAKLLWLETPSNPGLDVCDIRALVGEAHSAGTLVAVDNTLATPLGQRPLDLGADFSVASDTKGMTGHGDLLLGHVTTADAELAASVRRWRKIAGAIPGPMEAWLAHRSLATLQLRNDRQCATALTLAYALRERPEVSGLRYPGLPDDPSHRVASVQMRRYGSVLSFTLPDREHAERFLDGLHLVDDATSFGGVRSTAERRGRWGGDAVPEGFVRFSVGAEDPEDLVADVLHSLDGLGFTGNRRTG, from the coding sequence ATCCCAGCCTCGGGACACGAGGGTGGCCTCCAGGGCACGGCCACGGGACGCGAGACGGGCGAGGGGACACGCGCGGTACGAGCGGGTCTGCCGGAGCCGCTGAAGTACGAGCCGACCCTGCCCGGCCCGGTTTTCGCTGCCCACTACCACCTGCCGGGCGAACCGACCGGCCCTTATACGTACGGCCGTGACGAGAACCCGACCTGGACGCATCTGGAACGGGCCATCAGCGAGCTGGAGGCCCCGGGGCGCCCCGTGGAGAGCGTCGTCTTCGCCTCGGGCATGGCCGCGATCTCCGCCGTCGCCCTGTCGCAGCTGCGCGCCGGCGACGTCGCCGTCTTCCCGGACGACGGTTACCAGGCGCTGCCGCTGCTGCACGACCAGCTCAGGGCGTACGGCGTCGAGGTGCGGACCGCGCCCACGGGCGGCAACGCGCAGCGGAAACTGCTGAGCGGGGCGAAGCTGCTGTGGCTGGAGACCCCGTCCAATCCCGGGCTCGACGTGTGCGACATCCGGGCACTGGTAGGCGAGGCCCACAGCGCCGGCACGCTCGTCGCCGTCGACAACACGCTCGCCACGCCGCTCGGCCAGCGCCCGCTCGACCTGGGCGCGGACTTCTCGGTCGCCAGCGACACCAAGGGCATGACGGGCCACGGTGACCTGCTGCTCGGCCATGTGACGACCGCCGACGCCGAACTCGCGGCCTCCGTACGGCGGTGGCGCAAGATCGCGGGCGCCATCCCGGGCCCGATGGAGGCCTGGCTCGCACACAGGTCCCTCGCCACACTCCAGCTCCGCAACGACCGGCAGTGCGCCACCGCGCTCACGCTGGCGTACGCGTTGCGTGAGCGACCCGAGGTCAGCGGCCTGCGCTACCCGGGACTGCCCGACGACCCGTCGCACCGGGTGGCGTCGGTCCAGATGCGCCGGTACGGCTCCGTGCTGTCCTTCACGCTGCCCGACCGCGAGCACGCGGAGCGTTTTCTGGACGGTTTGCACCTGGTGGATGACGCGACCAGCTTCGGAGGCGTACGGTCCACCGCGGAACGGCGCGGACGGTGGGGCGGCGACGCCGTGCCGGAGGGGTTCGTCAGGTTCTCGGTGGGCGCCGAGGACCCGGAGGATCTCGTGGCGGACGTCCTGCACTCCCTGGACGGCCTTGGTTTCACGGGAAACAGGCGCACGGGCTGA
- a CDS encoding cupin domain-containing protein — MKAFRLDELEAERAANDGAYLQFLHAQTMSLGLYALDAGEADRQRPHQQDEVYLVVSGRASITVGMETTQVARGSVVFVPRGTAHKFHHITEDLRVMVVFSPPES, encoded by the coding sequence ATGAAGGCATTTCGACTGGACGAGCTGGAGGCGGAGCGTGCCGCCAACGACGGCGCGTACCTGCAGTTCCTGCACGCGCAGACCATGTCGCTCGGGCTCTACGCGCTGGACGCGGGCGAGGCGGACCGACAGCGACCACACCAGCAGGACGAGGTGTATCTCGTGGTGAGCGGCCGTGCGTCGATCACCGTCGGGATGGAGACGACGCAGGTGGCCAGGGGGAGCGTCGTCTTCGTGCCGCGCGGCACCGCGCACAAGTTCCACCACATCACGGAGGACCTCCGGGTCATGGTCGTCTTCTCTCCCCCGGAGAGCTGA
- a CDS encoding DUF5326 family protein, whose protein sequence is MARREIFAGLPWWVKWVAIPLIVLFVFGGLITTIVGFVIGLLFKALILVALVGGLIFLVRKFTSSSSRDGW, encoded by the coding sequence ATGGCAAGGCGGGAAATTTTCGCGGGGCTGCCCTGGTGGGTCAAGTGGGTCGCCATACCCCTGATCGTCCTCTTCGTGTTCGGCGGGCTGATCACCACGATCGTGGGGTTCGTGATCGGGTTGCTGTTCAAGGCTCTGATCCTGGTCGCCCTGGTCGGTGGACTCATCTTCCTCGTACGCAAGTTCACGTCATCGTCGTCGCGGGACGGCTGGTAG
- a CDS encoding IclR family transcriptional regulator produces MATAPFSAVNAPAASRAGAPTLIGSVQRALRLLESVASHRDGAPAKQLAREAGLPLPTTYHLLRTLCHEGYLRRENGVFLLGAAVPRLARDEALQNRRSKIVEMLRSLCDHLGAPVYFAVYRDGEIELVSVADSPETPAVEEWADFRATGHAHALGQCLLSQLDGAARRDHLDRYPVSSLTPHTVRSTGALLTRLAALDRTARDPLRPVIERQEYALGTACAALPISVGPAAAALAISVPLAREEQLLPTAERLRREISTLLTSGTFSISI; encoded by the coding sequence ATGGCCACAGCACCATTCTCCGCCGTGAACGCCCCGGCTGCCTCACGCGCCGGGGCGCCCACGCTGATCGGCTCCGTGCAGCGAGCGCTGCGCCTGCTGGAGTCGGTGGCCTCCCATCGGGACGGCGCCCCGGCGAAGCAGCTCGCCCGGGAGGCGGGACTCCCCCTCCCCACCACGTACCACCTGCTGCGCACCCTGTGCCACGAGGGATACCTCCGCCGGGAGAACGGCGTGTTCCTGCTGGGCGCCGCTGTGCCCCGGCTGGCGAGGGACGAAGCCCTGCAGAATCGTCGCAGCAAGATCGTCGAGATGCTCAGGTCGCTGTGCGACCACCTCGGCGCACCCGTCTACTTCGCGGTCTACCGCGATGGCGAGATCGAACTCGTCTCCGTGGCCGACTCCCCCGAGACGCCGGCCGTCGAGGAGTGGGCCGATTTCCGTGCGACCGGCCACGCGCACGCGCTCGGCCAGTGCCTGCTGAGCCAGCTGGACGGTGCCGCGCGCCGCGACCACCTGGACCGGTATCCCGTCTCGTCGCTGACGCCCCACACCGTACGCAGCACCGGGGCGCTGCTCACCCGTCTCGCCGCGCTGGACCGTACGGCCCGTGATCCGCTGCGGCCGGTGATCGAGCGGCAGGAGTACGCGCTCGGCACCGCCTGCGCCGCCCTGCCGATATCGGTCGGGCCCGCTGCCGCCGCTCTGGCCATTTCTGTGCCCCTCGCGAGGGAGGAGCAGCTCCTCCCGACGGCCGAACGGTTACGCAGAGAGATCAGCACGCTGCTGACCTCGGGAACCTTCTCTATCAGTATCTGA
- a CDS encoding SsgA family sporulation/cell division regulator, which produces MRESVQAEVQMSFLVSEELAFRIPVELHYETEDPYAVRMTFHLPGDAPVTWTFGRELLLDGINVPSGDGDVHIAPTTPEDLSDVHIRLQVGEDHALFRVSAAPLVAFLDRTDRLVPLGQEQAAGDFEGSLEKELGRILAEENAG; this is translated from the coding sequence ATGCGCGAATCGGTACAGGCCGAGGTCCAGATGAGCTTCCTCGTCTCCGAGGAGCTTGCCTTCCGGATTCCGGTGGAACTCCATTACGAAACCGAAGATCCCTACGCGGTGCGCATGACGTTCCACCTGCCCGGTGACGCGCCCGTCACGTGGACGTTCGGTCGCGAGCTGCTGCTCGACGGAATCAATGTCCCGAGCGGGGACGGGGATGTGCATATCGCCCCGACCACGCCCGAGGATCTTTCTGACGTGCACATCCGGCTTCAGGTCGGCGAGGACCACGCACTGTTCCGCGTGAGTGCCGCGCCGCTTGTCGCCTTCCTCGACCGCACAGACAGACTGGTGCCACTCGGTCAGGAGCAGGCGGCCGGTGATTTCGAGGGATCGCTGGAGAAGGAACTCGGCCGGATCCTGGCCGAGGAGAACGCGGGCTGA
- a CDS encoding YibE/F family protein, translating into MIWPVTRPQQPAEQPPEQRPERRPEQPPGPSSGHRGGHSDSHGHQQGGHAGGHTHHHGPAAPVSRHLRTVIAAVLIPFTAAVVVGLVVMWPGGTPAHQRSGVGFDQQTQQGLVTRIVPMACGDAQAAQLPSAGGTASSSGGSGSGSAPASSSSPDDGGCKKATVEVETGKDKGRQFDQVVQPDAPRQFHVKQGVVLAYAPQAPHDLQYSVTDVDRKLPLYLLAAVFALAVVVVGRMRGVMALVALAVSFGVLTLFILPAVLQGSNPLLVAVIGAGAIMLIALYLCHGLTARTSVAVLGTLVSLLLTGVLGLVFIHWTSLTGNTDENTGLIHGLYPGLDMSGLLLAGVIIGSLGVLDDVTVTQTSAVWELHQADPSLGPRGLYRAGIRIGRDHIASVVNTLVLAYAGAALPLLLLFTIADSGVGTVANSELVAEEIVRTLVGSIGLVASVPVTTALAALVVSADRTAPSPRAGAAADGTGSAAVPAQGPADPAPTRGPGGRGRRRKH; encoded by the coding sequence ATGATCTGGCCTGTGACCCGACCTCAGCAGCCCGCCGAACAGCCGCCGGAGCAACGGCCTGAGCGGCGGCCGGAACAGCCGCCCGGGCCGTCGAGCGGTCACCGCGGCGGCCACTCCGACAGCCACGGACACCAGCAGGGCGGCCATGCGGGCGGCCACACGCACCACCACGGCCCAGCCGCGCCCGTCTCCCGGCATCTTCGTACCGTCATCGCCGCGGTGCTGATCCCCTTCACCGCCGCCGTCGTCGTGGGGCTCGTGGTGATGTGGCCGGGCGGGACACCCGCCCACCAACGTTCGGGGGTGGGTTTCGATCAGCAGACGCAGCAGGGCCTGGTGACCCGGATCGTGCCGATGGCCTGCGGCGACGCCCAGGCGGCGCAACTCCCCTCGGCGGGCGGCACGGCCTCCTCTTCGGGCGGTTCGGGAAGTGGGTCGGCGCCCGCCTCGTCGTCGTCACCGGACGACGGGGGCTGCAAGAAGGCCACGGTCGAGGTGGAGACCGGAAAGGACAAGGGCAGGCAGTTCGACCAGGTGGTCCAGCCGGACGCACCGCGGCAGTTTCACGTGAAACAAGGAGTCGTCCTGGCGTACGCGCCGCAGGCGCCGCATGACCTCCAGTACTCCGTCACCGATGTCGACCGCAAGCTCCCGCTCTATCTGCTGGCCGCCGTCTTCGCACTGGCGGTGGTCGTCGTCGGCCGGATGCGGGGTGTGATGGCGCTGGTGGCGCTCGCCGTCTCGTTCGGCGTCCTGACGCTGTTCATCCTTCCGGCCGTGCTCCAGGGATCGAACCCGCTGCTCGTCGCGGTGATCGGGGCCGGCGCGATCATGCTCATCGCGCTCTACCTGTGCCACGGACTGACGGCCCGTACCTCCGTCGCGGTGCTCGGTACGCTGGTCTCCCTGCTGCTGACGGGTGTGCTGGGCCTGGTGTTCATCCACTGGACGAGCCTGACCGGGAACACCGACGAGAACACCGGACTGATCCACGGCCTGTATCCGGGCCTCGACATGAGCGGTCTGCTGCTGGCCGGAGTGATCATCGGATCGCTCGGCGTCCTCGACGATGTGACGGTCACCCAGACCTCCGCCGTATGGGAACTCCACCAGGCGGACCCGTCCTTGGGGCCGCGCGGACTGTACCGCGCGGGCATCCGGATTGGCCGCGACCACATCGCCTCGGTCGTCAACACGCTGGTCCTGGCGTACGCGGGTGCCGCCCTGCCGCTCCTGCTGCTGTTCACGATCGCGGACTCGGGTGTGGGGACCGTCGCCAACAGTGAGCTGGTCGCGGAGGAGATCGTCAGGACGCTGGTCGGCTCCATCGGTCTGGTGGCCTCGGTGCCCGTGACCACGGCGCTGGCCGCCCTGGTGGTCTCGGCGGACCGCACGGCGCCATCGCCGCGCGCCGGAGCAGCGGCGGACGGCACGGGATCCGCTGCGGTGCCGGCGCAGGGCCCGGCGGACCCTGCGCCCACGCGCGGCCCCGGCGGCCGGGGCCGCCGCCGCAAGCACTGA
- the thiC gene encoding phosphomethylpyrimidine synthase ThiC, translating into MTVQDTHASAIGWHKGYVQGSRPDLQVPVRRVHLTNGEDVTLYDTSGPYTDPGVETDVRRGLAPLRENWIIARGDTEEYAGRPVRPEDDGLKHTAPRGGLRNLDAVFPGRPRLPRRGRDHGAVTQLAYARRGDITPEMEYVAIREGVPPETVRDEIAAGRAVLPANVNHPEIEPMVIGKKFLVKVNANIGNSAVTSSIEEEVDKMTWATRWGADTVMDLSTGRNIHTTREWVLRNSPVPIGTVPLYQALEKVDGKAEELTWEIYRDTVVEQAEQGVDYMTVHAGVLLRYVPLTARRKTGIVSRGGSIMAAWCLAHHQESFLYENFEELCAILASYDVTYSLGDGLRPGSIADANDEAQFAELRTLGELNTIAKRHGVQTMIEGPGHVPMHKIKENIDLQQEICEEAPFYTLGPLTTDVAPAYDHITSGIGAAMIAWWGTAMLCYVTPKEHLGLPDRDDVKTGVITYKIAAHAADLAKGHPGAQEWDDALSEARFEFRWEDQFNLAMDPDTARAFHDETLPAEPAKTAHFCSMCGPKFCSMKISRSIAEQFAPDLASSASAEEIEEGMLAKSKEFAAAGNRVYLPLAD; encoded by the coding sequence ATGACCGTTCAGGACACACACGCGTCTGCCATCGGCTGGCACAAGGGATACGTGCAGGGTTCGCGCCCCGACCTCCAAGTGCCCGTACGGCGGGTGCACCTGACCAACGGCGAGGACGTGACGCTGTACGACACGTCGGGTCCGTACACCGATCCGGGTGTCGAGACGGACGTACGGCGCGGCCTCGCGCCCCTCAGGGAGAACTGGATCATCGCCCGCGGCGATACCGAGGAGTACGCGGGGCGGCCCGTGCGGCCCGAGGACGACGGCCTCAAGCACACCGCGCCGCGCGGTGGACTGCGCAACCTCGACGCGGTCTTCCCGGGTCGGCCCCGACTGCCGCGCCGCGGCAGGGACCACGGCGCGGTCACGCAGCTCGCCTACGCGCGACGCGGCGACATCACGCCCGAGATGGAGTACGTCGCGATCCGGGAGGGCGTCCCGCCCGAGACGGTGCGCGACGAGATCGCAGCGGGGCGGGCCGTTCTGCCGGCGAACGTCAACCATCCGGAGATCGAGCCGATGGTCATCGGCAAGAAGTTCCTGGTGAAGGTGAACGCCAACATCGGTAATTCGGCCGTCACCTCCTCCATCGAGGAGGAGGTCGACAAGATGACCTGGGCGACCCGGTGGGGCGCCGACACGGTCATGGACCTCTCGACCGGGCGGAACATCCACACCACCCGTGAGTGGGTGCTGCGCAACTCACCCGTGCCGATCGGGACGGTGCCGCTGTACCAGGCACTGGAGAAGGTCGACGGCAAGGCCGAGGAGCTGACCTGGGAGATCTACCGGGACACGGTGGTCGAACAGGCCGAGCAGGGCGTCGACTACATGACCGTCCACGCCGGCGTGCTGCTGCGGTACGTACCGCTGACCGCGCGCCGCAAGACGGGCATCGTCTCGCGCGGCGGCTCGATCATGGCGGCGTGGTGCCTGGCGCACCACCAGGAGTCCTTCCTGTACGAGAACTTCGAGGAGCTGTGCGCCATCCTCGCCTCGTACGACGTGACGTACTCGCTCGGCGACGGGCTGCGGCCGGGCTCGATCGCGGACGCGAACGACGAGGCGCAGTTCGCCGAGTTGCGCACGCTCGGCGAGCTCAACACGATCGCCAAGCGGCACGGCGTCCAGACCATGATCGAGGGGCCCGGCCATGTGCCGATGCACAAGATCAAGGAGAACATCGATCTCCAGCAGGAGATCTGTGAGGAGGCGCCGTTCTACACGCTGGGTCCGCTGACGACGGACGTGGCTCCCGCCTACGACCACATCACCTCCGGCATCGGTGCCGCGATGATCGCCTGGTGGGGCACCGCGATGCTCTGCTACGTCACCCCGAAGGAACACCTCGGCCTGCCGGACCGCGACGACGTGAAGACCGGCGTCATCACGTACAAGATCGCGGCCCACGCCGCCGACCTGGCGAAGGGGCACCCGGGGGCGCAGGAGTGGGATGACGCGCTGTCCGAGGCCCGCTTCGAGTTCCGCTGGGAGGACCAGTTCAACCTGGCCATGGACCCGGACACGGCCCGCGCGTTCCACGACGAGACGCTGCCTGCGGAGCCCGCGAAGACGGCGCACTTCTGCTCGATGTGCGGTCCCAAGTTCTGCTCGATGAAGATCAGTAGGAGTATCGCCGAGCAGTTCGCCCCCGACCTCGCGTCCTCGGCGTCGGCGGAGGAGATCGAGGAGGGGATGCTCGCGAAGTCGAAGGAGTTCGCGGCGGCGGGGAACCGGGTGTACCTGCCGCTGGCTGATTAG
- a CDS encoding DUF4291 domain-containing protein — protein MPATTSTPARGIPAQQIRARFTDTTITVYQAYAPGIGGPAARDGRFPAAWKRDRMTWIKPSFLWMMYRCGWGTKEGQETVLAVEITREGFDGALENACLSHYVPGSHANHDAWRRDLRRSPARVQWDPERDFHLRSLPHRSLQLGLSGPLAKQYADTWVCSITDVTLLAHTIHALVRAGDTAAAADLLPPERPYPAVPSARIANG, from the coding sequence ATGCCCGCCACCACGTCAACGCCCGCCCGGGGGATACCCGCTCAGCAAATCAGAGCGCGCTTCACGGACACCACGATCACCGTCTACCAGGCCTACGCGCCGGGGATCGGGGGACCCGCGGCACGCGACGGCAGGTTCCCCGCCGCCTGGAAACGGGACCGCATGACGTGGATCAAACCGTCCTTCCTGTGGATGATGTACCGCTGCGGCTGGGGCACCAAAGAGGGCCAGGAGACGGTCCTCGCGGTGGAGATCACCCGCGAGGGGTTCGACGGGGCGCTGGAGAACGCGTGCCTCTCGCACTACGTTCCCGGTTCACACGCGAACCACGACGCGTGGCGGCGGGACCTCAGGCGGTCCCCCGCCCGCGTCCAGTGGGACCCCGAGCGTGACTTCCACCTGCGCTCGCTGCCCCACCGCTCGCTCCAACTCGGCCTGTCGGGACCGTTGGCGAAGCAGTACGCGGACACGTGGGTGTGCTCGATCACGGACGTCACGCTCCTCGCGCACACGATCCACGCCCTCGTCCGCGCAGGCGACACGGCGGCGGCGGCCGATCTGCTCCCACCGGAACGCCCGTACCCGGCGGTGCCCTCCGCGCGGATCGCGAACGGGTAG
- a CDS encoding SDR family NAD(P)-dependent oxidoreductase, whose amino-acid sequence MTAPHRVTTPFTRESTAADVLAGVDLTGRRAVVTGGASGIGVETARALTAAGARVTLAVRDTDAGERVAADIAATAGRNTVAVERLELTDPASVAAFAARWQGPLHMLVNNAGVMALPDLHRTQEGWELQFATNHLGHFGLAVALHGALATAGREGGARIVSVSSSGHLSSPVVFDDIHFTHRPYEAWSAYGQSKTANVLFAVEASKRWAADGILANALMPGGIRTNLQRHQAGDRMSEALRSVEATYPWRSPEQGAATSTLLAASPLVQGVGGRYFENCVQALPYDPQVEPAWQDAPGVAAFALDPVAAERLWEVSEKLLAL is encoded by the coding sequence ATGACCGCACCGCACCGCGTCACCACGCCCTTCACCCGCGAATCCACCGCCGCCGACGTGCTCGCCGGCGTCGACCTCACCGGCCGGCGGGCCGTCGTCACCGGCGGCGCCTCCGGCATCGGCGTCGAGACGGCCCGCGCGCTGACCGCCGCGGGCGCCCGGGTGACCCTCGCCGTACGCGATACGGACGCCGGCGAGCGCGTCGCCGCGGACATCGCGGCGACCGCCGGCAGGAACACCGTGGCGGTCGAGCGGCTCGAACTCACCGACCCCGCATCGGTCGCCGCGTTCGCCGCCCGATGGCAGGGCCCCCTGCACATGCTGGTCAACAACGCCGGAGTGATGGCGCTGCCCGACCTGCACCGCACCCAGGAGGGCTGGGAGCTCCAGTTCGCGACCAATCACCTCGGCCACTTCGGCCTGGCCGTGGCACTGCACGGCGCGCTCGCCACGGCGGGACGCGAGGGCGGCGCCCGGATCGTCTCCGTCAGTTCCAGCGGTCACCTGTCCTCGCCGGTCGTCTTCGACGACATCCACTTCACGCACCGCCCGTACGAGGCCTGGTCGGCGTACGGGCAGTCGAAGACGGCGAACGTGCTGTTCGCGGTCGAGGCGAGCAAGAGGTGGGCGGCCGACGGGATCCTGGCGAACGCCCTCATGCCGGGCGGCATCCGCACCAACCTCCAGCGCCACCAGGCGGGTGACCGGATGAGCGAGGCCCTGCGCTCCGTCGAGGCCACCTACCCGTGGCGCTCCCCCGAGCAGGGCGCCGCCACGTCGACGCTGCTGGCGGCCTCGCCGCTGGTCCAGGGCGTGGGCGGGCGCTACTTCGAGAACTGCGTCCAGGCGCTGCCCTACGACCCGCAGGTCGAGCCCGCATGGCAGGACGCCCCCGGCGTGGCGGCGTTCGCCCTCGACCCGGTGGCGGCGGAGCGGCTGTGGGAGGTCTCGGAAAAACTCCTGGCCCTCTGA
- a CDS encoding helix-turn-helix transcriptional regulator produces the protein MSVSSDLGVYLRARRDLVSPGDAGIDVNGATGTGRRRRVPGLRREEVALLAGISAEYYLRLERGRDLHPSPQVVDALARVLMLDRDATAYLSTLAQQRPRRRPARRRPERVGPGLEQLVLNRSDVAAFVQGRYQDVLVANALATALSPWQAKGVNLLQATFLDPGVRAMYGEAWPRIAEGVVASVRALAGPENRDAYLAGLVGELSVRSEEFRALWARHDVRPRTSGSAVLRHPLIGDTLLQFEKLAVPGADGQLLVLFHAEPGSPAADSLALLSQLAYEGSAAPRTGAAPQGEAAREGGVVDAGSGRDTGAGSGRDTGAGGGAGGGHGTGPGV, from the coding sequence ATGAGCGTGAGCAGTGATCTGGGGGTCTACCTGCGGGCCCGGCGCGACCTGGTGTCGCCGGGGGACGCGGGCATCGACGTGAACGGCGCGACCGGAACCGGCCGCCGGCGGCGCGTGCCGGGGCTGCGCCGCGAGGAGGTGGCGCTGTTGGCGGGCATCTCCGCCGAGTACTACCTGCGCCTGGAGCGCGGGCGGGACCTGCATCCCTCGCCCCAGGTCGTGGACGCGCTCGCCCGGGTCCTGATGCTGGACCGGGACGCCACCGCCTACCTGAGCACGCTCGCCCAGCAGCGGCCCCGTCGCCGTCCCGCCCGCCGGCGGCCCGAGCGCGTCGGCCCCGGTCTTGAACAGCTCGTGCTGAACCGGTCCGACGTGGCCGCGTTCGTGCAGGGCCGCTACCAGGACGTCCTGGTGGCCAACGCGTTGGCGACCGCGCTCAGCCCCTGGCAGGCCAAGGGCGTGAACCTTTTGCAGGCCACCTTCCTCGACCCGGGCGTGCGCGCCATGTACGGGGAGGCCTGGCCGCGCATCGCGGAGGGTGTGGTCGCCTCGGTCCGCGCGCTCGCGGGCCCGGAGAACCGGGACGCGTACCTGGCGGGCCTCGTGGGGGAGCTGTCCGTGCGCAGCGAGGAGTTCCGGGCGCTGTGGGCACGGCACGACGTGAGGCCGCGCACCAGCGGATCGGCCGTACTGCGCCACCCCCTGATCGGTGACACCCTGCTGCAGTTCGAGAAGCTCGCCGTGCCCGGGGCGGACGGGCAACTGCTCGTACTCTTCCACGCTGAGCCCGGCAGCCCGGCGGCGGACTCGCTCGCGCTGCTGTCGCAGCTGGCGTACGAGGGGTCGGCGGCGCCGCGCACGGGGGCCGCCCCGCAGGGGGAAGCCGCTCGTGAGGGGGGCGTCGTGGACGCCGGGTCAGGGAGGGACACGGGCGCCGGGTCGGGCCGGGACACGGGCGCCGGCGGCGGTGCGGGCGGCGGCCACGGCACGGGTCCCGGCGTCTGA